A window from Theobroma cacao cultivar B97-61/B2 chromosome 3, Criollo_cocoa_genome_V2, whole genome shotgun sequence encodes these proteins:
- the LOC18604863 gene encoding pentatricopeptide repeat-containing protein PNM1, mitochondrial: MPPLTLLQLRRLLHHCLSSPSPFQPHTLPPLKSHFTPTHFSKSAFLLSKPFSTQSPDPIAQSLSTEILKNPDLDPLPITQRLQLSFSHIKPTSLLISQTLNLSPEAGRTVLGFNDWLLSDPNFNHTDETLSFFIDYFGRRKDFKAAHDLLVNNKSVAGPKTFESSVDRLVRAGRPAQVLGFFEGMGKDYGFKRDKESLRLIVEKLCENGYASYAEKMVKNSANEIFPDEMICDLLIKGWCVDGKLEEAKRLAGEMYRGGFEIGTMAYNAMLDCVCKLCRKKDPFRLHSEAEKVLLDMDFYGVPRNVETFNVLMNNLCKIRKTEDAMKLFYRMGEWGCYPDAESYLILIRSLYQAARVAEGDEMIDRMKSAGFGDKLGEKEYYSFLKILCGVERVEHAIIVFKKMKADGCKPGIKTYDLLMGKWCGHNRLDRANALYNEAVKNGVPVEPKPYRVDPRYMKKTKAVKEEKKRETLPEKMARKRRRLKQIRLSFVKKPKRTMRHV, from the coding sequence atgccgCCGTTAACCTTGCTGCAACTCCGCCGGCTCCTCCACCACTGCCTTTCTTCTCCCTCTCCCTTTCAACCCCACACACTCCCCCCTCTGAAATCCCATTTCACCCCTACCCATTTCTCCAAATCAGCATTTTTACTCTCTAAACCCTTCTCAACCCAAAGCCCAGATCCGATTGCTCAGTCTCTTTCCACTGAGATCCTCAAGAACCCTGATTTAGACCCTCTCCCAATCACCCAAAGACTCCAGCTCAGCTTCTCTCATATCAAACCAACTTCTCTCTTAATCTCCCAAACCCTCAATCTCTCCCCTGAAGCTGGCCGTACTGTTCTAGGGTTTAACGATTGGCTTCTCTCAGATCCTAATTTCAACCACACCGATGAAACGCTGTCGTTTTTCATCGACTATTTCGGTCGAAGAAAAGATTTCAAAGCTGCCCATGATCTCCTTGTCAACAACAAATCTGTTGCCGGGCCTAAAACCTTCGAGTCCTCCGTTGATAGGCTGGTCAGGGCTGGCCGGCCTGCCCAAGTTCTCGGGTTTTTCGAGGGGATGGGGAAGGATTATGGGTTCAAAAGAGATAAAGAATCTCTAAGATTGATAGTAGAGAAGTTGTGTGAAAATGGGTATGCAAGTTATGCTGAGAAGATGGTGAAAAACTCGGCGAATGAGATATTCCCGGACGAGATGATATGTGATTTATTGATCAAAGGTTGGTGTGTTGATGGGAAGCTCGAAGAAGCGAAAAGATTGGCTGGGGAAATGTATAGGGGAGGTTTTGAGATTGGTACAATGGCTTATAACGCAATGCTTGATTGTGTTTGTAAGCTTTGTAGGAAGAAAGATCCATTTCGACTTCATTCGGAAGCTGAGAAGGTTTTGCTTGATATGGATTTTTATGGGGTTCCCAGAAATGTGGAGACTTTTAATGTGTTGATGAATAACTTGTGTAAGATTAGGAAAACTGAGGATGCAATGAAGTTGTTTTATAGGATGGGAGAATGGGGGTGTTATCCAGACGCAGAgagttatttgattttgattaggAGTTTGTATCAGGCTGCACGAGTTGCAGAAGGCGATGAGATGATTGATAGGATGAAGTCTGCTGGGTTTGGTGATAAGCTTGGTGAGAAGGAATACTACAGTTTTCTGAAGATTTTGTGTGGGGTTGAGAGGGTTGAGCATGCTATAATTGTTTTTAAGAAGATGAAGGCAGATGGGTGTAAACCTGGGATAAAGACTTATGACTTGTTAATGGGGAAATGGTGTGGTCATAATCGGCTTGATAGAGCCAATGCACTTTATAATGAAGCGGTGAAAAATGGGGTGCCAGTTGAACCTAAGCCGTATAGGGTGGATCCTAGATATATGAAGAAAACCAAAGCTGTgaaggaggagaagaagaggGAGACTTTGCCTGAGAAAATGGCTAGGAAGAGGAGACGTCTTAAGCAAATTCGACTAAGTTTTGTAAAGAAGCCTAAAAGGACGATGCGCCATGTCTAA